Sequence from the Cervus canadensis isolate Bull #8, Minnesota chromosome 3, ASM1932006v1, whole genome shotgun sequence genome:
ttgTGATATAAGTTATCTTGCATTTTGATATATTATTCTTATATTCAAGATCATCTGACTTCAGATGAGGAACTCTACTGTAGAGCACTGCTTGACTAGAAAATCTGTCATCTGGGACGTAGAGCTAGGCTGACTGTCAGTTAGGCATCCTGGCATTAGCACCCTGTTATTTCCAGAGACTAAAAAGGCAACATGAAAGAGTATCTTTGCTACTagtatttaacttttatatagCTGCCCTTGCATCTATGATAGtgccagagaagagaaaatacagattGTAAGGTGAAATCCACAGGAGATCCCAAATCACTGTGGTCAGTAGGTTGAGGCATGCCAAACTTTCTGTTAAGAACAGAGCCTAGAGTCCAGTGTACTTGGATTCTGTCTAAATAGCTGTATGGCTTGATTACTTACCCAAGTTACCTCTTTGGGCTTAGCTTCACTGTCCTCATGAGAAAGAGTTGTTAGAGGCTTAAGTAAATATGTATGTGAATGTGTTtgtgcaatgtaggagacgcaagagacctggtttgatcccttggttgggaagatcccctggaataggaaatggcaacccactccagtagtcttgcctgaaaaaccccatggatggaggagcctggtgggctgcagtccatggggtcacaagagtcagacgtaattgagggactgagcacacacacacatacacacacacacacatacttatggtatatatatcatatacGAGTTGCTGTATCtttaatttatatcatatatgagcctaaaatattatgtattactTAAcgttaaatacatatatatgagatgtatgtaatatattcatttaagatataagtaaatatatacatatatttatttaaaagtatatacatatgttaataGTGCAGTTCTTGGTAGGTGGTAAGCACTACCTAAATATTATAcctaaatattagctattattgtaATAGTTAATATTATACTGCCTTATCATTTCTATATCTGAACTACTAATGAGTAACCAAGTTGATCAGTCTGATGGTTCTTTCCTTTCCCTGCTTTTTCTTGAAAGGTTCAAAGATTGCAGCAAATGTTACTTTTAAGAAGTTGAGTAAACACAGAATGAGAAGCCCTAAAGCAAGGTGCTGAATTAACAGACAGGCTAATTACTTCCTGAATACAAATGAACAGGGCTCTTTGTAGAACTAGCAGGAGGGACTGTTAATGGGCTTTTGTTTTAGAGAGGGATGGATTGATATTCCAGGGAGAGCCCTGATGAGAACCCTGACACCATCTGCCTCTCATAACCTATTACTAATACGAAAACAGTAGCCTTGCAAATCTGCATAATCTCATATAAATCAATGCACTCACATTCTAATGTGAGCTCCATCAGGACAGAGATTTTTGTCTACTTTGggtcatggctgtagtcacagaGTCCAGGCAAGCGTCTGAAAAATAGCAGGCTCATAATAACTATTTCTTGAATGAACTGAATCAATGAAAAATCTTGACCTTTCCTTTAAATAGGattaatattaaaagcaaaacaaacaaaatagcaaGCTTTGTTCCTTCCTGATGACTGACCTGAGAATGCTGGTTAGCAGTTTaagcaagcagaaggaacagcatgtgaATGACAGCAGGGTGAATATATACAACTAGCCAGTATTCCAGAAGCTGTGGATTTGGTTATGCCTTCACTGGAATATGTGGTGTGGAGCCAAGCCACACTTAACTTCGACTCATGCACATGTGACAGATTtgaattacaaatattttgtcCAGCATCTGACTAACTTTAGTgtctatatttacattttatttctctccccAGGTTTTCAGAAATCTTTTCCACAAAGTGACACTTTTACTCTCTGCAAACATTTAACTTACTTCCAGCAGTTTCTACTCAAGCTTTGACTGGCTAAAACAATCAGCGTGACAGAGAAGAGGAGAAGCAGAATTGAGCTGATCTCCCAAAAGTTCtgctgtgaagtgaaagtgttagtcgtttatcatgtccaactatttgtgacctatggactgtagcctgccaggctcctctgctcatggcattttccaagcaagaatactgggttgccatgctctcctccgggggatcttcccaacccaaggatcaaacctgcatctcttatgcctcctgcactggcaagtgggttatttaccactagtaccacacGGGAAGCCCTTTTACAGTGTAGGCAAGCTAATAATTTGAATAGGAATACATATTCATTTGTATACACTTCAAGCTTTCCTAATTATCTTTATAACAAAAACTGAGAAGGTATTAGTCATCCTTGGATGAGCTATACTCAATTCTACTTGTCTGttctaaatataataaaaacccaGCAAACAAATTTAAAGTACATTGTTAATTGATTAGATATGATTTCTCAAATGGTTCACATCATCTTATTTAACTTTGGAGCTTCCAGACTTTAAGAATGAGTCACCAAAGAGCTATCATTGATTTATAATGAACATTATCACATTGGACTTTAGTCCAGGAACTCTGTGTGGGACCCAAAGGAAACGGAAAAATGTTTACAAGTGAGCCATGGCAGAAATAGGCTGAAAACACATATCTGTATTCTCCAAAAACAATCAGGGCTAGTGCAATTAGGGTGAATATTCTAGTTCATTTTATTCCATGGGATTGCTTCTACTCTTGAAACCCCATATAGAAAAGAGTCCTTATGGTTAGAACACTATTAAGGGTGGTATAATTTTGCATGGCCCTTGCACATGTAAAGTAGACATTTTATATGACTGCATAAGGACTAAAATTTACAGCCAAAGATAACACAAGATCTGATTAAAGTTAACACATTTGGCGTTTAAGGTTAATCCACATTGGAAAGCAATCATTTCCAGGAAGGAGGTCGTTTCTTAACACAGTGTTACCTGTCTGAGTTGCTAGAAAAGATTTCTTATCTAAAAATCGATTCATAGGGTGTCTTTTCAAATTTGTCAGCTTCTTTTCATTTGTGTGCTATACAGAGGCACTTTAAAAGCTATTAATTGTAGTTTCAGGAGTACAAGACACTGGATTTCAGCAGTCACTGGTAAACATGGCAGGAAATTAAAATGACATTGGATTAAAAGGAAAGTAAACAAATCATTAAATCAGAAAACTTCCCCGAATCTTGTAAAAATCACTGGTCTCTGAGTTGAAGAACTaccttacttaaaaaataaaaaaaaattagtaactaTCACCCACCTACGTCAAATAAGTGCAAATAAGTGAATACTACAGCTTTCTGATGTTAAGGTATGATGGTTTGCTGTTTGGACTAGTGAgggttttaaaatattgatgagTTAAGTACTTTGAGTTACATTTCCAGCAATATTTCAAAGTATTAGAGTATTATGCATACGTTCCCAATAGAAAAACTAAAATGTCGAATAAAACAGGTTGGAAAAGTTTAGTAAAaggtataaaaattaaaaggctaaaaaaaaaaacaaaaaccctccgTTTTATTGTGTAAAAATAAATCGCCTTCATTCATGACAATCCAgtgcccttttttttttggtcttagttAGTAGGTACGTATTGCACCCGCCACAACACGTTGGAAAGTAGGTCCTGGTACACACTAAGGAATATCCAACCAGGTAAATACATCAGCGTGATAAGGCCCATGAAATTGAGCGGATAGTGAGAATAGTCCCAGGAACAGGCTCCCCAAGTGCGGAGTCCCAGGCCCCAGGACAACTCCCACGCGTAGATGAAGATCACGTAGAAGGGTACTCGCTTCCAGGCGCCCCAGCCCCGACTGTAGTGGAGGTGGAAATAGAGCTTTTCCACCGCAAAACTACAGCTGCCGTACATAAAGAAGGACCAGAGCGACGTGTGGCCGCTGCTCGTCCCGTCCCCGGGCCCCAGCAGGTTAAAGAAGAAGGTGAAGAAGATCTCATCCAAAAAGCCGTGCATTCCGAAGAAAAGGAAGCGGAGCGGGCCCGGCAGCCCCTGGTTGGGGGCTCTCCCGGCGCCCCTGGGACCGCGAGGTCGCCGCCGCCGACCACCGGCTGTCGCTGGGGCCCGGGCGCCGGCAGGGGCGAGGGGCGCGCCCCGCAGCTGTTGCCGCCGCTGGTACCGCAAGCGCAGGAAGCGCTTCAGGAACACTTGGCAGTGATACAGAGCCAGCACGTACTGCACGGCCAAGTCCAGCGCCCCCGGCGCCGCTGCGCCCCCCGGCCCGCCGACCCGGCGGAGCAGCGCGCCAGCCAGGGTCTGCAGCCCCACGTGGGCCGAGGGGTAGAGGAGGAAATTGAAGACGAAGGCGCTGGGGCAGCGCCGCTGCTGCAAGTAGACTTTCTCCAGGGCCAAGTGGGTGAGCGAGTGCAGGAGGCAGCGGTAGGGCGAGGAGAAGCCCAGCATCCGGAGGTCTGGGCGGCGAGCGAAGCGCCGCGCCGCGGACAGGAGCACGTCCAGGGTGACCCCGTGCATCCCGTAGAAGTAGAGGCGCATCCAAGCGGGCAGCGCGGCGCCCTCGGCCGGCGCTTCAGCAGTGGACAGCGGCTCCTGGCAGCTGGCGGCAGCCTCGCTTCCCCGCCCTCCGGGGGCCCCCGGACGCCTCGCCGCGCCGCCCCTCCGCGCGGGACCCTGGTCGTTCGCGTCGCTGCCGGCCATCGACTCGGAGGCTGCACGGGCGCCCGATCCcacgccgccaccgccgccgggTGCGCGGAGCTGCTGGGCGGAGGGGCCGAGTCCCGCTCCGCCCTCCGGCCGCGGCTGGCCTCCGGGGGGGCGCGGGGAGCTCGGTCCCGGCCGCGACCCGGAGGCGGCCGGAGTTGCTGCGATCCGGGGACGCGCGGGCCGCCCGGCTCGCGGAGTACCCCCTCCGCGGCCCCGCGGCGCCCTCGCCTGCAGTCCCCGGCGAGGTGCCGCCGGCCGGCGCCCGCGCTTACTCTGCGCGGCCTATCGGGCGCCGAGGCCCGGCGAGGGGCGGTGGCGCTGGGGCCGCGAGGAGAAATGCAGACGCTGGTGCAAACCCCATCTCCTCCGCGGCTCAGCCCCGCCGCCTCTGCTGCAGGCTGTGGAAGCGTAACGCGAGCAGCGACGCCCCTGCCCCCGGCCCTCCCCATGGCCCTCTCGGCCCGGGTCGACCGACCTCTCCCGCCTTCgctgcccccctccctccccgcaccAGCCCTGCGCGTGGAGCCCCGCGGAGTCCGCTGGGGaaggcccagccctgcctctcccgTCGCGTCCCCGGCTCTGCACCCGGCTCCCCGGCCGGGCTGGAGGCGTTGGCTGGGGCGGAGGCGCCGCGCACCTAACAGGTGTGACTGTGAGCTGCTGGGCATCCCTTTTATCTAGGGTACCGAGGCCAGGGCCTGGCTGGCGAAGACGAATGGCGAGGCGCCACCGACCAGAGGCTGGGCCCGAgaccaaactgtggtgctggatattTAATGTCCTTTTTCAAAGCCAGCTGTGTCCCAGTCACTGAGGATAAACCCGAGACTCCAGGCCGGCCCGCCCCCGGCGGTTCCCTGCCGTGGGGATTGTTACCCCGGGGCCTGGCCCACTTTGTCAATCTCTCCCGCAGCGGTTTGTTTGCTCCAGTCCAGGGGCCTGAGTCCcccagaaattataaaatgattgGAGGCCAGTAGGTTCAGGCACTGCTGTATCTTAAATCCGGAAAATACCTTTGCTCACATTGGCACATCCCGGTGCCGATTTTTCTCCTTGCAGAAGAACTAGGTCATCGCAGAAATGGAGAGTGAAATAGAGAGCAGAGCAggaatcctttttttcttttctttggaggtGGAGAGGGTAGGAAGAGTCCAGAATTTTGGTGTGTTCCACTGCTTTTTCTCCAATTTTGGAATCAGGCTTAGAATTGGAGATAAACTTCGAGGTAACTTATATTGACaactccacccacccccaccccggaaaaaaaaaaaaaaaaagcccacaaatCGTGTCTAGGTGGAAACTAGGTAAGGGTTCTAATTTGTAAGGAGTTCAGATGTTTCCTGGCTGGAAAGCTTTCTGGGGAATTTTCCCCCCCCTTCgggaaaattaaaattctaaggTAGTTCctccatttttaaagcaattactCTTCATTCTCGCCCCTTCCTCATTTCAACCTTACAGTCTGTGGTTGTAAACTGTTGGCAAattaaggaagagagagaaataagtgTGTTGAGGAGACACGATTTAAGGTGGCGTTGACACTTGAGTAAGGCTAAAGTTCTGATTGGGTTTTAAAAGCTTGACTAAAATGTGGTCCCTTTGCAGATTTCTTTGGACAGCTGTCAAAAGTCAGAGCGTGGATGCTGTCATGCTAGGGACTGAATCATCAGGTAGCAGGCTCATCAAACCTGTTGTGAAATAGAGTTAGCTGCCCAAAGGCCTGAGCAGATACAGTGAATGCTGGCTCCCTAGAAATAACACCAACATTTAACTTTGCTTTACCACCAACATTTAGCATCGCTAAAGCAAAGCTGAGTTTGTTGCTTGCCATGGCAAGAAAGCTCTGAATCTTGACAAAGTCTTAATAACATCTTGGAGTGGGGAggctgcatgcgtgctaagttgcttcattcctGTCGgactctgccaccctatggactgtagcccaccaggctcctctgtccatgggattctccaggcaaaaatactggagtgggttgccatgccctcctccagggaatcttctgacccagggatggaaccaaatctcctgtggctcctgcattgcaggtggattcttcacctctgagccatgggggaagcctgGGGAGGACAATGATTTTTAGAGTCTAGTTGAGGATGGGTCTTTCAATACAAGGGCTTGGTTAGAATTGGGTAACAATTTTGATATAATGGTTTAGGTTTGGTATACATAGCAAGGTGAAGGTGTGAGGTGAGGGTTACAAAAATGTTGAGAATAAATAGTCACCTTTTTTATCTCCCTGGGTAAAGCTTCCTGGAATAGTAATGCCGTGCTGAGGAAGAGAATAGTAAAGTCATGCTAGTATAAAGTCATACCATGTAGACAATAAACTGTCAGTGGTGTATGGTCTTGGTTTGCACAATCTAATTGTGAGGACCAATTTGAAATTCAAGAGGGGAATAATTTAAGTAAggacagataaagaaaataaaataaacaggacTGACACTGAGTTCTGAAATGATGCTCATCCTCAGTGTGGAtaaaaggtgggagaaggggagggaggttgaTTGATAATTCAGTAACCCCAGATCTgtatactatatatttaaaaaaataactttatttatttatttattttttcatttatttttttagttggaggctaattactttacaatattgtagtgggttttgtcatacactgacatgaatcaaccatggatttacatgtattccccatcccgatcccctttcccacctccctcgctacccaatccctctgagtcttcccagtagtgaaacagatcaccagcccaggttggatgcatgagacaattatttatttttttggctatatCGCTCGCAGcctgtggtatcttagttccccaaccatgaaccagggatggaacccagccgTAATGAAAGCAgcaagtcctaacccctggaccaccagggaattcctgtatTCCTATATTTGTGAAAAATTTGTCTGCATATTTCtacagtttcatttattttacataacctcttctttcttatttaatttcttgtATTGTATACTAAAGTTCCAAATTAAAGAATTTCCTTCTATACATTGCTTAAACAGAGGTGATTATTATTGCTTGTTGCCAGACACAGACTGAATAACAGCTCATAAACTTTTTTGAATATAACCCTGTTAGGGAATCATCATAGAAACCTGCCCTGTTGttctattattaatatatgcCTTCTTTTTAAAGCTGCTTCTTTTTAACTGTATTCCTTTTACTCCTCTTTTCTAATATTCTTTGGGAGTCACATGGGTATCAGGAAAGTTTCTTTTTGTACTTCCTCCTGATGGCTTTTTCATGTCCTTTTatattgttaattttaatttcagcCCTTCTTTTTTGTCCCGGGAATTTCTTGGAGCTCCTAGTTTATACCAGGAAGGCTGAGAGTGGGATTTCCTTGAGTGGGGCTCTCAAGGAACAGTCTTGGAATAAACTCTTTTAATTCATAAAGCTTGAAAAGAAAGCAGTAAGTTTGTTTTGATAAAActtgcttaaaaaacaaaatttcaccTTGAGCAGTATCAAATCAGAAATACTTCCTGTGTATAATCTGTGCCTGCCTGCATGTGCCTTACCTTAAGTGCACCAGAGAAACTATTTTCCCTACCCcagttaattcctttttttttttttaaggcagtagCTTCTTTTGAATAATAATATTCCCTTACATTGATTAGTGGCTTATTGGTAACATAGATGATCACAGTTAATGGATACCACCTCTTGAGTCCTTTCTTGGCAGCTGTACACTTCACATATCAATACTTTGTACACTGtttctcttacttttttaaacatatattaaaactaAGTTGCAGAAAATTTGCTTGTCCAGTATATCAGCTAATCAGCTAAAAGCCAAGCTGTGAAGCTGTTTCCATTTGAACCTAAAGTTCATTTGTGCTATACTGTCTTACTTCCTATATTTTCATATTGAAGCCATCTCGAATGAGTTGAAATTGCAGGTTTAATAAGAAAGGAGATCCATTCTGTTTATAGTCCCAGTGAGTATTAATTTGCTAATCCAGTGACTGGTAAATGAACTCCTCCCTAGTtactctctcccttttttttataatactttttgttttaatcatcaATCTacacagtcatttttttttttttttttttactttttttctctctgtaattcacttatttattttacccttctttctttctgggttCCTTTACAAATTAGTAAATGACTATTTGGACAGATGTGGCTATGTGGAATGGGTTACTATCTGGTACTTATGCAAGAATAGATGGAGTTAGataataggaaaatgagtatggAATGCAAACATATTCCTGTGAATGTTTAGTGCATGTTTCTAGACTGAAATGCAGCAATACCACTTCCTGCTGTTCCAGTTATTTCACCCTTGTTCATGGTTACTATAATCTGGGGCTtctttggtagctcagtggtaaagaatcccctagcagtgcaggagatgtgggtttgatccctgggtgggtaagatcccctggagtaggaaacagcaacccattccagtactcttgcctgggaaacgccatggacagaggagcctggtgggctccatgggatccatggggtcacagagtcagacaggacttagcgactgaagagcAGCAGCCGCTAAATAGAAACATGTattaggggaattccctggtgatccagtggttaagactccctgcttccaatgcaggggatgtgggtttgatcagtAGTTGGGAAACTAGGATTCCATATGCCTCTctatgtggccaaaaagaaacaaaacgaagcaagcaaacaaaaacatatttaaatatatttttcttccttcaacaAACAGTACTGGAACACTTCTGAGCAATATTTTGTCCTGGACATACAGAAATGAATATGACAAAGTCTGTGTCCTTTTGGACTTTATAgtgtttta
This genomic interval carries:
- the TMEM229A gene encoding transmembrane protein 229A, whose translation is MAGSDANDQGPARRGGAARRPGAPGGRGSEAAASCQEPLSTAEAPAEGAALPAWMRLYFYGMHGVTLDVLLSAARRFARRPDLRMLGFSSPYRCLLHSLTHLALEKVYLQQRRCPSAFVFNFLLYPSAHVGLQTLAGALLRRVGGPGGAAAPGALDLAVQYVLALYHCQVFLKRFLRLRYQRRQQLRGAPLAPAGARAPATAGGRRRRPRGPRGAGRAPNQGLPGPLRFLFFGMHGFLDEIFFTFFFNLLGPGDGTSSGHTSLWSFFMYGSCSFAVEKLYFHLHYSRGWGAWKRVPFYVIFIYAWELSWGLGLRTWGACSWDYSHYPLNFMGLITLMYLPGWIFLSVYQDLLSNVLWRVQYVPTN